The region ATTATTTATAGCGGCTCACACATGCAGGATTCCAAATCGCTCTCATCCGGTGGTAAGTGTTTATGCCAGAAGAAATCAAAGATGCAGGCGGAATCTCCAGAAGAGACTTTCTGAAGAATACGGGGCTGCTTGTAGGCGGAGTTGCCGCCGGCTCTCTTGGCATCATCTCAACCACCGGATGCGGCCAGAAGACTATCCCCGCCGTCACGACCAGCGTCTTCGTTTGTCCCATCTGCGGGCAGGAATTTACCAGCCTGGAAGAAGTTCAGGCCCACTTTATTTCAGCACATCCGCTGGCCGGCAATTTGACAGCCGACCAGCTTACCGGCCTGAATATCAATGGCATCGATTACCTGCTACAGGTACGGCCGGACTGGACGCTGGCTTTTGTGCTGCGGGACAAGCTGGGGCTTTTCGGGACTAAGGTAGGCTGCGACATGGGAGCCTGCGGGGCCTGCACCGTCCTCGTCGACGGGGTTGCCATGTTTTCATGCATTATGCTGGCCGTGGAGTGCGGAGGCATGAAAATCCAGACCATAGAAGGGCTTTCGGATGGCATCAAGCTGAGCCCTGTCCAGCAAAAATTTTACGATAATGAGGCTTTCCAGTGCGGATTTTGCACTCCGGGGTTCATCATGGCCGCCCAGGGGCTTTTAGCAGTCAATGCGAAACCCGGCGTTGAAGACGTGCGCCAGGCTCTCGCCGGACATATCTGCACCTGCGGTAATTTCAAAAAGACTATCGAAGCGGTGGCGGGCGGCATATGACGGACATCACGCCGCTCAGTATCTTGGGAAACCCGGGTAATCACGACCAGCATGGCGCGTACATCGTGACCGGCAAAGCCGATTTCGCGGGTGACCGTCTCCCCGTGACGAAGCTGTACGGCGCGCTCAAGCTGGCAAATATCGCTCATGGTAAGATAAAAAACATAGATGCCTCCCGGGCTCTGGCCGAACCTGGCGTTAAGGCCGTTATCACTCACGGTGAGTGTCCTATATGGATGGATGCCATTTATTTCTGGGGACAGGAAGTGGCCGGGGTGGTGGCCGACGACCCGAATACCGCTGTGCGCGCCGCCCGCCTCATCAAGGTGGAATATCAGGTTTCTCCTTTTGTACTGGACCCGGATGAGGCTATGAAAAATGGCGCTGTCCTGTCAGACATTATTCCGGGGACCAATACCCGTCTGGTTACCAACCTGACTCGCGGCGATGTTAGTGCTGGAATGTCCAGCGCCGATATCGTGCTGGAGGCGGTCCAGCCGTGGTCCGCGAGTTATCAGCACAATACTATCGAGCCGCATCAGTCCGTGGCGTGGTGGGTGGGTGAGCACGTGTATTTCTGGGTGCCTTCGCAGCACATTCACAACGCTAAAAACACCTTCGTTAATTCCCTGGGCATGCCGGGGAATCATGTCCATGCCTTCACGCATTTCACAGGCTGCGGCCACGGCGATAAAAACAGCGCCAATGCCGCCGTCATTGCCGCGGTGATGTCCAGAGCGGCGGGGGGCGCGCCGGTACATTTTATCGAGAGCCGCCACGATAACGTGCTGGTCAATACGCGCCAGTTTTCGGTCAAATCATCGATCAAATTCGGTGCCAGAAAAGACGGCACGCTCACTGCTATCGATGCCAGGTTCTGGGGTGACGGCGGGCGCAATGCTGCGGCCCCCATTGCCAACGTACATTTCGGGCTGCGCACTACTTACAAATGCCCTGCTGCCTCTTTCCAGGTCACAGTAGTGAGTACCAATTCGCCTCCGCGCGGTTTCTGGCGCTGTGTTAACGACCCTCCGGGAGCCGTCAACTACGACGCGGCACTGGACAAGCTGGCACAGAAACTGGGGATAGACCCATACCAGTTGCGCCGCAAGAACATGCGGCCTTTCGATGCCCCGGACCAGGACCCGCCTTTCCAGGTGTGGGGCGGCACGGCGCTGGAAGAGTGTTTCGATTGGGTGTGCGGAAACAGCGGATATAAAGACAAATATCACGCTGCGGGGGCTAAAACGCTGGAGGACGGCAGGCTGCACGGAATCGCTATCACCGGGCATATCGACAGCCACGGCACGGTCAGCGGGGCAAGCCGGGGGGCTACGATATTGATGACTCCCGACGGCCGGGCGCTTATTAACATGGGGGGCGCCCGCGGCAGCGAGGGTGGAGCGACGGTCTGCTGTCATATCGCCGCCGAGACCCTCGGCATGAAATACGAAGATGTAGGGGTGGGAGAGTGGGGCAATACCGACGCCACGCTGGATGCCGGTATGCAGGCTGGCTCTACATTCACGCCCTCGGCAGGGGCGGCTTTCTACAACGCCGCCTTGGACCTGCGTACCAAGGTGTTAAATTTTGCCGTCACCCGGGTGCCATTCCGCGATTCGACTGTCGAGCATCTGGATACCAAAAACAGCGAGGTATTTCTTAAAAACGACGTTACGAGGAAGCTTTCGTTCCGGGAAGTGATGTCCAGCGCGCCTCCGACGGCCGGGGTGGGCAACGGCTGGTCGCCGAGCCTGAGAAGCCGTTCAGTGGGAGGTGTGGCTGTGGGAAGCGCCTGTAACTGCAACGGTGACTCCGCCACTTGTGCGGAAGTAGCGGTCGACACGGAAACCGGCGAAGTGGAAATCATCGGGCTCTGGAACGCGGTAGATACGGGACGAACGGTTTTCAAACAGGGCGCCTTGAAAGAGATGATGTCCGGCAACGAGCTGATAATCGGGCAGGCGCTCTTTTACGGCGATATCTATGATAAGGCGACGGGAGCTGTAATCAGCACCAGCTATGTGGATGCCCTGTTTCCCACCACGCTCGATTTTGAAACCGAACGGCTGCATGTCCAGGACATTGAGTCGGATGACGCCGCCGGCCCGTACGGCGCGCACGGCATAGGCGAGCCGTGCGTCAGCAACTACTCGGCGATAATATGCGCTATTTTTAACGCTACGGGCAAATGGGTCGATATGGATAAAGGCGCCTGTACCCCGGACAAGGTGCTTAAAGCACTGGGTAAAGCCTGAACCTTCTTCCATAGTCATTATCCAGCAATCAAGTTCTGCTCAACTGTAGTGACCCAATCATTGGCGGAAGAGATATAAGATAGCATATAATATTGTAAATCAAAGACCTATTGTTTCGCGTCAGTTAATTTGGCGACTATTTTAGACCGGCGCATTCTCCACCACGGCAGAAAAACCGCCAGTCCAAGCAGTATGACAGCGGGTGTCCCAAGCAGCCACAAAAAGACGCGGGAGGCGGCCTCGTTATGCTCGGCTATCGAACCGAAGTAATCATTCACCGTCCAGACGAGCATCATGAAGCCCAGAGCGGCCACGAGCCACTCATACCATCTGATAGCGATTCCTTTGCGCTGTAACCATTGGGCCAGCCACATAAGGGCAGCTCCGACCACAAGACCGAGGATGAATTGCATAGAAGCTTCCTCCTTTTATTAATCCCAGCCGAAGGGAGGCAGATCGAGATCCCAGAAGGTTTCGGGATCGCTTCTTTGCCCGTTTCCAAGCAGGTCGTCCATTTTCCTGATAGCCCTGTCGAAAACTGGCGTGGTGGCGATAGTGCGCCGAATAAGGTCCTGATAGACGGTCTCGCGTTTGCCTTTGGACAGCGGGCACACGGCAAAGCATAGGATGCAACCCTGTGAATATCCGGCCTGCTTGATATAGGTCAGGCAGAGAGGTTCGATACGATGCCAGCTCTTGATACCGGTTTGCTGATAATCGCCATTCGGCGCCCAGGAGGGTTCGGTCTCCGGGTTGATAGCCTTGGCGGGGCAAATATCGGAGCACTTTTTGCATACGCGGCAGAAGCGCATGACTCCGAAATCCACAGGTTTTCCGGGGGCCAGCGGCAGGTCCGTGATGAGCTTGAAGGCGCGCTGCCTCAGGCCATATTCAG is a window of Dehalococcoidia bacterium DNA encoding:
- a CDS encoding twin-arginine translocation signal domain-containing protein, yielding MPEEIKDAGGISRRDFLKNTGLLVGGVAAGSLGIISTTGCGQKTIPAVTTSVFVCPICGQEFTSLEEVQAHFISAHPLAGNLTADQLTGLNINGIDYLLQVRPDWTLAFVLRDKLGLFGTKVGCDMGACGACTVLVDGVAMFSCIMLAVECGGMKIQTIEGLSDGIKLSPVQQKFYDNEAFQCGFCTPGFIMAAQGLLAVNAKPGVEDVRQALAGHICTCGNFKKTIEAVAGGI
- a CDS encoding xanthine dehydrogenase family protein molybdopterin-binding subunit encodes the protein MTDITPLSILGNPGNHDQHGAYIVTGKADFAGDRLPVTKLYGALKLANIAHGKIKNIDASRALAEPGVKAVITHGECPIWMDAIYFWGQEVAGVVADDPNTAVRAARLIKVEYQVSPFVLDPDEAMKNGAVLSDIIPGTNTRLVTNLTRGDVSAGMSSADIVLEAVQPWSASYQHNTIEPHQSVAWWVGEHVYFWVPSQHIHNAKNTFVNSLGMPGNHVHAFTHFTGCGHGDKNSANAAVIAAVMSRAAGGAPVHFIESRHDNVLVNTRQFSVKSSIKFGARKDGTLTAIDARFWGDGGRNAAAPIANVHFGLRTTYKCPAASFQVTVVSTNSPPRGFWRCVNDPPGAVNYDAALDKLAQKLGIDPYQLRRKNMRPFDAPDQDPPFQVWGGTALEECFDWVCGNSGYKDKYHAAGAKTLEDGRLHGIAITGHIDSHGTVSGASRGATILMTPDGRALINMGGARGSEGGATVCCHIAAETLGMKYEDVGVGEWGNTDATLDAGMQAGSTFTPSAGAAFYNAALDLRTKVLNFAVTRVPFRDSTVEHLDTKNSEVFLKNDVTRKLSFREVMSSAPPTAGVGNGWSPSLRSRSVGGVAVGSACNCNGDSATCAEVAVDTETGEVEIIGLWNAVDTGRTVFKQGALKEMMSGNELIIGQALFYGDIYDKATGAVISTSYVDALFPTTLDFETERLHVQDIESDDAAGPYGAHGIGEPCVSNYSAIICAIFNATGKWVDMDKGACTPDKVLKALGKA
- a CDS encoding dehalogenase, whose product is MQFILGLVVGAALMWLAQWLQRKGIAIRWYEWLVAALGFMMLVWTVNDYFGSIAEHNEAASRVFLWLLGTPAVILLGLAVFLPWWRMRRSKIVAKLTDAKQ